A single window of Sporosarcina sp. FSL W7-1349 DNA harbors:
- a CDS encoding AzlC family ABC transporter permease: MEKNQFGNGLKAGLSIAIGYFPVALTFGLLAKTAGLSIIEATAMSMFVYAGAAQYISLGLIAKAVDPILIVLNTFVVNIRHFLMTASLNEKMQPAPKWVKAIYAFGITDESFSVLATGKEGKITTSFAFGVNIIAYGSWVIFTVIGHIIGANLPLFLQAAMSIALYAMFVGLLVPSMKGNRKVIMLAGLAAVIHSFFYFTELLSTGWAILVATLVSSITIEMVYTRRGKTPDVQYNRKGDV, from the coding sequence ATGGAGAAAAATCAATTTGGCAACGGCCTGAAAGCGGGCCTGAGCATCGCCATCGGTTATTTCCCTGTCGCCCTCACGTTCGGATTGCTTGCCAAGACGGCCGGATTGTCCATCATCGAAGCGACAGCGATGAGCATGTTCGTCTATGCGGGCGCGGCCCAATACATATCGCTCGGTTTGATCGCCAAGGCGGTCGATCCGATCTTAATCGTCCTAAATACATTTGTCGTCAACATCCGACACTTTCTTATGACGGCATCACTGAATGAAAAGATGCAGCCCGCCCCGAAATGGGTCAAAGCGATCTATGCGTTCGGCATTACGGACGAATCCTTTTCGGTGCTGGCTACGGGTAAGGAAGGCAAGATTACAACCTCCTTCGCATTCGGCGTCAACATAATCGCCTATGGCAGCTGGGTCATTTTCACAGTAATCGGCCACATCATCGGGGCCAATCTGCCTTTATTCCTACAAGCGGCCATGTCGATCGCGCTCTACGCCATGTTCGTCGGCCTCTTGGTCCCGTCGATGAAAGGCAATCGGAAAGTCATCATGCTTGCCGGACTCGCAGCAGTCATCCATAGTTTCTTCTATTTCACGGAACTTCTTTCGACAGGTTGGGCAATCCTCGTAGCCACACTCGTGTCGTCGATCACTATTGAAATGGTTTACACCCGCCGTGGGAAAACGCCCGATGTCCAATACAATCGAAAGGGGGATGTCTGA
- a CDS encoding AzlD domain-containing protein: MGPTYWWMLFGMALVTYIPRMIPLTWLDGKELPPFVTGILRNIPYAVLGALIFPAILFVQEGNLLFGIIGAATAFLIAIVGGGVMSVVLGTIGVLAVYSLFM, from the coding sequence ATGGGACCAACCTATTGGTGGATGCTGTTCGGCATGGCCCTCGTCACGTATATCCCGCGCATGATCCCACTGACCTGGCTGGACGGCAAGGAACTGCCGCCGTTTGTGACCGGCATCTTGCGGAATATCCCGTATGCGGTGCTCGGAGCGCTCATTTTCCCCGCCATTCTGTTTGTCCAGGAAGGCAATCTTTTATTCGGCATCATCGGGGCAGCCACCGCCTTCCTCATCGCCATCGTCGGGGGCGGCGTCATGTCCGTCGTCCTCGGTACGATTGGAGTGCTGGCGGTGTACAGTTTGTTTATGTAA